Below is a window of Halobaculum lipolyticum DNA.
GAACGCGAGCGCGTCGGCGCCGCGGTCGGCCAGCGCGGGGTCGAGCGTCCGGGCGCCCGCGGCGAACGCGGAGATCGCCAGCCCGTTCCACCCCGCGAGCACCTTCTCGTCGCGGGGCGGCCGTTCGCGTTCTCGCTCGCGGTGCTCGAACAGCGCGGTGCGGGCGCGCAGTAGCCGCTCGCGCACCTCGGCCACTTCGAGTCCGTACTCCTCGGCGAGGTCCTCGGCGGGCGTCGCCCGCGTGAGCACGGTCGTGCCGCGCTCGAAGTTGCCGCCGGAGGCGACGCCGAAGCGGTCACACACCAACTCGACCGTCTCCTCGTCGTCGACGCCGTCGGCCGCCAACGCGTCGGCGACCGTCTCCGGCGTCCACACGTAGAACTCCCCCTCGCCCTCGCCGGAGTCGGCGTCGAGCGTGCCGTAGAAGCCGCCGTCGGGGTGGGAGAGTTCGCGCTCGAGGAACGCGAGCGTCTCCTGTGCGGTCCGCGCGTACGTCGGCCGCCCGACCAGCCGGTAGGCGTCGAGGTAGACGCGCGCCAACTCGGCGTTGTCGTACAGCATCTTCTCGAAGTGGGGGACGACCCACTCGCGGTCAGTGCAGTAGCGGTGGAAGCCGCCGCCGACCTGGTCGTACAGCCCGCCGCCGGCCATCGCGTCGAGCGTCTCGACGGCGACGTTCAGGGGTTCCTCCCGCCCGCTGCGGGCGTACGCCTGCATGAGCAGGTCGATCCGACCGGTCTGCGGGAACTTCGGTCCCTGCCGCCCGAAGCCGCCGTGCTCGCGGTCCGCGCTCCGCATCGCCGCGGTGACAGCGTCCGACAGTACGTCCGCGTCGGGGAGGGCGGTCGCGGCACGGCCCGCCGGGGCCTCGCCCGCGGCGGCGCCGTCGGCGTCCGGGTCGACGCCGCCGTCGTCCGAGGACTCCAACTCGTCGCGGGCGGCGCCCGTCCACTGCTCGGCGCGCGCCTCCATGTCCCCGCGCTGGTCGGGGTCTGCCCACGAGTTGGCGAGGTTGCGACAGATCTCGAGGAAGCCGGGCATCCCCTGGCGCCCGTCGCGCGGGAAGTACGTCCCGACGTAGAACGGCTTCCCGTCGGGCGTGAGCCACACCGAGAGCGGCCAGCCGCCGCGCCCGTTCACCAGTTGGTTCACCGTCTGGTACACGCGGTCGACGTCGGGGCGCTCCTCGCGGTCGACCTTCACCGGGACGAACTCCTCGTTGAGTACCTCGGCGACGGCCTCGTCCTCGAACGACTCCTCTTCCATGACGTGACACCAGTGACACGCCGAGTAGCCGACCGAGAGGAAGATCGGCACGTCGCGCTCGCGGGCGGCGGCGAGCGCGTCGTCGTCCCACGGCTGCCAGTGCACCGGGTTGTCGGCGTGCTGGCGCAGATACGGGCTGGCCTCCTCGTCCAGCCGGTTTCGCGCCGTCGGGTCGCTCATTGTCGGCGCGTCGACGGCGGGAGGGATAAGCGGGGCGGCCGCGGGCCGGCGCGCCACTCCGTCCCACGCCGGAGCCGGCTCGGTGATGCACGAACACGCACAACGAGTTTCGCAGACACCGGAAGCGTTACACGCCCGTGCACGGAGTCGTCGGGTATGACCGAGACCGTGCTCCTGGTCGGCGGCGGCGGCCGCGAACACGCCATCGCCCGCGCGCTCGCCGACGACGCCGCGCTGTACGCCTGTGCGAGCAACCGCAACCCCGGCATCGCCGCGCTCGCCGACGGCTTCGAACCGATCGGCGAGCGCGACGCCGACGCCGTCGTCGACTACGCCGCCGAGGTCGGCGCCGACCTCGCGGTGATCGGACCGGAGTCGGCGCTGGAAGCCGGCGTCGCCGACGCCCTCGACGACGCCGGCGTCTACACCTTCGGCCCGCGCGCCGAGGAGGCGCGCATCGAGACGGACAAGGCGTTCCAGCGGCGGTTCATGGACGAGCACGACGTCCCCGGCAACCCCGACTTCGCGACGTTCGACGACGCCGAGGCGGCCGCCGACTACGTGGCGGAGTACGACGGCGACGTGGCGGTCAAGCCCGTGGGACTCACCGGCGGGAAGGGCGTCCGCGTGACGGGCGACCAGCTCACGACCGAGGCGGCGGTCGAGTACATCCGCGACGCCGAGTGGGACGAGTGGGTGATCGAGGAGCGCCTCGTCGGCGAGGAGTTCACCGTGCAGGCGTTCGTCGCCGACGGCGAGGTGCGTACGACGCCCGCGGTGCAGGACCACAAGCGCGCCTACGAGGGCGACGAGGGTCCGAACACCGGCGGGATGGGGAGCTACACGGACACCGGCCTGACCCTCCCGTTCATGGACGAGGGCGACTACGACGCCGCCGTCGACGTCATCGAGGCGGTGGTCGAGGCCCTCCCCGACTACAAGGGCGTCCTGTACGGCCAGTTCATGCTCACCGCCGAGGGGCCGAAAGTGGTGGAGTTCAACGCCCGCTTCGGCGACCCCGAGGCGATGAACGTCCTCCCCGTGCTGGAGACGCCGTTCCTCGACGTGCTGACGGCCGCCCGCGACGGGGAGCCGCTCCCGGATCTCGACTTCTCGGGGGAGGCGACCGTCTGCAAGTACGCCGTGCCCGCGGGCTACCCGGTCGAACCGGACGCGGGCGCCCGGATCGAGGTCGACGAGTCCAGCGTCGGCG
It encodes the following:
- a CDS encoding thioredoxin domain-containing protein; translation: MSDPTARNRLDEEASPYLRQHADNPVHWQPWDDDALAAARERDVPIFLSVGYSACHWCHVMEEESFEDEAVAEVLNEEFVPVKVDREERPDVDRVYQTVNQLVNGRGGWPLSVWLTPDGKPFYVGTYFPRDGRQGMPGFLEICRNLANSWADPDQRGDMEARAEQWTGAARDELESSDDGGVDPDADGAAAGEAPAGRAATALPDADVLSDAVTAAMRSADREHGGFGRQGPKFPQTGRIDLLMQAYARSGREEPLNVAVETLDAMAGGGLYDQVGGGFHRYCTDREWVVPHFEKMLYDNAELARVYLDAYRLVGRPTYARTAQETLAFLERELSHPDGGFYGTLDADSGEGEGEFYVWTPETVADALAADGVDDEETVELVCDRFGVASGGNFERGTTVLTRATPAEDLAEEYGLEVAEVRERLLRARTALFEHRERERERPPRDEKVLAGWNGLAISAFAAGARTLDPALADRGADALAFVRDHLWDGDRLSRRYIEREGDAVGDGEVKGVGYLEDYAYLGRAALELYGVTGEIDHLAFALDLARVVVDAFYDDADGTIYATPADGEELVVRPQEPTDASTPSSLGVATRLLLDLDVFAPDADFEAVARDVLATHADAVTTSPLEHVTLALATARAESGPFELTLACDDLPEEWWDTLASRYLPGVIVAPRPAGDDGLDGWLTALGLDEAPPVWEGRGARDDLPTAYACRDFTCSPPNHDLRAALEWAAGE
- the purD gene encoding phosphoribosylamine--glycine ligase, producing the protein MTETVLLVGGGGREHAIARALADDAALYACASNRNPGIAALADGFEPIGERDADAVVDYAAEVGADLAVIGPESALEAGVADALDDAGVYTFGPRAEEARIETDKAFQRRFMDEHDVPGNPDFATFDDAEAAADYVAEYDGDVAVKPVGLTGGKGVRVTGDQLTTEAAVEYIRDAEWDEWVIEERLVGEEFTVQAFVADGEVRTTPAVQDHKRAYEGDEGPNTGGMGSYTDTGLTLPFMDEGDYDAAVDVIEAVVEALPDYKGVLYGQFMLTAEGPKVVEFNARFGDPEAMNVLPVLETPFLDVLTAARDGEPLPDLDFSGEATVCKYAVPAGYPVEPDAGARIEVDESSVGDALLFYASVDQREDGLYTTTSRSFAVVGLGDSIADAEADAGAALSSLDDGFHVRHDIGTAALVQSRIDHMARLRGE